In Chryseobacterium salivictor, the DNA window AATCTCCGCTACTAATAAATTTTTGACCATTTGCAATTTTTGCTACCTGATTGATATTAGTTTCAATCTTTGCAAAAACATTATCTTGTTTTTCAATAAACGCCAATACTTTTCTTCTCTCATCATTTAAAATTCTGTTCTCAACGGAATCAATGATTAAACTACTCAGAGAAATGTTCTTTTTTTGACAAAGTCTTTTCCAGCTTTCTTTACGATATTTTTGTATTCTTAAGAAAATGCGTACTTCCTTTTCCATTGTTCTCCATAAAAACTTATGGTAAATAAGGTTTTAACCAATTGGAATATCCTTGAACTTCTCCATATGTGTAATACGTTGTGGACATTGCGGTTAAGGAAGTTTGAGGGATTTGAATGGAGAAATTTTCCAATAATGCGGGAAAAAATTGGGTTGAATTTTCGGTATGCAGTAATACTACCTGATTAGAAATATATCCTATATCACTATAGATGCTTTGAATGTTTATAAAAGCATGATCGGTTATGGGATCTGAATCAGTCGACCTGTATATGTGAAACTTCACATTGACAATCCCATGAACCTTTCTAAAAAGCACAGATCCTTTCAGGACTCCAAAATTTTTGGTTCCAATCATATAGTGTTTAGAAGCTGTTAAATAAGCATTGGTATTTCCCCAATGATTTACCGGAATCGACCAATTGGAAGTGCATGAAATTCCTGCAGTACTATTGTGGTCAAATGATAAGAAAATCACATATTCAACAGGTTGCTTTTCTTTTGAAAATGATTGCCATAAAGAACCATCAAAGTGATATAAACCAGGCTCTGTCACATGAATTACTTGTCCTGATAAATTGGAAGGTAGAGATGTCGAAAATACTACAGCTCCCTTTTTTGCAGAAGAATATGTTTTTACTACAAGTTGATCTCCCGTAATTCGTGGGGAAATGATACCATCATAATGATTAATATCGTCCGGCTTTCCTACTACTTCTAAAGTGGTTTCGGGAGTTTGGGTATTGATTCCGACTTGTCCTTTGATTGTTATTATAGTCGACATAAACAACAAATAACTCAATTTTCTCATGAATTTTGGATTAAAATTTCTGAGACAAAATTGAGCGTTAAATAAATATAAAACAATAGTAATCAAACCATTAACACTAAAAAAGAACAATCTGGAATGATGTGAAATTGCAAAAGATTAAAAAAGAATGATATGGATTAATTTGATTTTTTTGAAAATAGAAAAGAATGGTTAGGTCAACACATCGTCTTGAAGATAATCTTTTGAAAAATTAAAAATGGCTCATGATTTTGAAGTGAGGTTAGACCTTTCAAAAGATTCTAAAATAATAATTAGAGGAAATACATCTGAATCTGTAAAATGAATTTCACAGGAAAAGATATCTTTTCTACTTTATCGTAAGGAGTCCATTTATTTTTACCATATTGAAAATCATGAAGCTCGTAGTGTTATTCACCAGAACTTTTTCAATAATTTTCCTATATAAAATCTCCGGTTTGTGAGGGTAGAAGTTTTATTTCATTAGAAGTCTGTTTTGCAAAAAAGAAACCTTCCATTGCAATTTGGTCTTTATTTTTATATACCATCACAGCTGCATCTATAAATTCTTTTGCAGCAGATTTGCTTCGGGAAAAGATTTCTGCTCCCTTAAAGAAAATGGTAACACTCTTCTGGCTGTCAATAACCTTTTCTACATAAAATAATAACTTTCGCCCGCTTTGTATTGCATATAATGCAGGAATAGTATAGATAATAAATCAAATGTATAAACTCCTGTTCTCTATTAAGGATATGGAGGGAATGTTTCAAAAGGCAACCGTACGACTATTAAGACAAAGAAAAATTATGTATTTTAATTTTAATAACAATTATTTTACTATTTTTAGTTAAGGAAACTTCCAAAAACTATTAACCATGTCTAGAATCGCAATATGTATTGGAGTGAATAATGTCCAAAATTTCACACCTCTGAAAGGTGCTTCAAAAGGTGCTGTCGAATTCTCCAAATGGGCTACAGCGCAAGGCTACGATATAAAACTATTTACGGACGAAAATAAAAATATTGTTCGTGTAAGGGACATATACGATTGTATCAATCAGTGTTTGGAGGAAATGAAATATAACCAAATTATAGTTTATTTTTCGGGACATGGCATCTCCCGCGGACCAAATCAGGAATTCTGGTTTCTTTCTGAGGGCGGTAACAACGGAAATGAAATAGTTGATCTGACCAGATCTGCTGATAATGCCGTAAGATGCCCGATCCCCTACGTACTATTTATTTCTGATGCCTGCCGATCCTTGCCAACGGATGAAATCCATACAACCGGCGGACAGACTATATTTCCAAACCAAAAAATTGATTCGGGCAATACCATAGACATATTTTACGCAACAAGACCAGGTGCCCCAGCCTTTGAAATTGCTGGTGACAGTTTAAAAGAGGCACATGGAATATTTACGGAATCCCTAATCGCTTATTTGTCAGGTGAATTTCTGGAGACCATTGTTAACAATACTATAGAGGACGGTGCTAAAATCCAGAGATATCTAGACAAATATTACGACGTAAAGCAACTTACTGCGGACTTCAATTATAAAAGTTTACTTCAGCAAAATCAAAAATGGATTATTTCTGGGCCTGAAGTGGATATAAAACTAAAGGAATTTGTTGAGAGTAGATCCTTTGGAATTACAAAAGGGCAGTCGCCAGAAATTAGGGTCAACAATCATAAACAGGAACATCCATTATCAATATTCACAGATGAACAAGGAAAAAATCTAATCCTTAACCGTGTAAAGCCACCCAAACCGATAATTCACCCAATAGATCCTCTTCCTTATAAAATCAATAAAATGGAACAACTAAGAGAGTTTTCAGTAAGTTTATGGAAGGAAAGGTCTGATGTCGATCATATTAGGAATAAAGTAGCACATTTAGCGGAAGAAAAAATATTCGCTTCGGAGCAACTTTTTGATGATCCTATTTACAATAAGTATACAGGCATAGAGGTCATTGGCGAAGAAATTATTGATCTTATTACTCCATATAATTCTCTTAATGCACCCTGGAAACATAGAAATAAAAATTCAATCTCCTTTCATCCGGATGATCCGTACCGACCAACTTCATGGAGTCTTTTAAGACTAAAAGGTGATAGATCTGTACCAATAGCCATAATTGAGGGTTTTATTGCACAGCTTGTCTTCAAAGACGGATATCTTTTTACAGTTAATTATTCACCGGCAAAAACGAATCATTATACGTATGATGATTATCAGTCCAAGAAAGACGAAGTGACAAAAAAACGTAGTCTAATTGCTATTTCTGCCAACAATGGATTTAATTATAAAGAAGCATTCCAAAAGGTAGACTTCAGTAATTTCTATGGATCATATAATGATGCTGGCAGTTTCCTAAGAATGGGTAAATCCTTAGATCCAGCACTTGGAATGTATGCAGCATATGCTTTTAGGGAGTCCGGTGATTTTTACAAAATCAGATCTGTGTACAAGTACATGGCTATGGATAACCCCTATGTACCCTTTGATGTTGCTATGCTTGCAGGAAAACTGAACGCTGATAGACCGACAGCCGCATTTTGTCCTTTAATGTCCATCGGGTGGTCTTATAAACATTTATATGAAGATTTCATTAATCCGAAAATTATTGATGCCACAAAATATCTGGAACCGGGATTATGGACAACTTTTACAAGCAAAGGAACCGAATTACTTATTACCGAAATTCTAAATAACCAACATATATGAAACTAGTATTAATACATGGGCGTTCACAACAGAAATTTGATGAAAAGACCCTAAAAGAAGAATGGATAGCCGCACTCAATGAGGGCCTACAAAAAAATGAACTTTCTCTGAACATTTCCGAAGAGGACATCATCTTTCCTTACTACGGCAAAATGCTGATGAAGTTGATAGATGACAGAAATAGTTATCAGAAGGATGTCATCGAAAAGGGATCTAATGGTGTCGACCCTGAATTTGCACTATTCTGTTCGGAGTTTCTGGGCCAGATAGCTGTCAATGCAAACATCTCAGATGATAAAATAGCTGCAATCGGGGATATAGCAGTTACCGAAAAGGGTCCGCTAAACTGGCCTTGGGTGCTGGCAATTTTAAGGGCAATTGATTCTGAATCCGATTTTGGGCAGGACACCCTCTGGGCAATTACAAATGATGTTTATCATTACCTCAGAAATCCTTTTATAAGAAAGACAATAAATGAGTTTGTCACTTCTTTTATACCTGACGAAAAATGTGTCTGGGTAGGACATTCCCTCGGAACTGTCATTAGCTATGATATTCTCAGCAAGTATAATATTCCGAATATCAATGAAATAATTTCAGTTGGCTCGCCACTGGGAATGAACGTAATAAAAAGAAATATGGAAAGCCCATTATTGATGCCACCCTGCTCAATTAATGGTTGGTACAATGCTTTTGATAAGAACGATACTGTTTCACTTTTTCCATTATCAAAACCCCATTTCACAACCGATCCAATAATTACAAACTTCGACGGGGTAAAGAATGACACAAAGAACAAGCATGGAATAACAGGATATTTAAAAGATAAAGAAGTCGCTTTAAGAATTTATAACGCTCTTGCCAATAAGTAGATTTACATCTACCGACAGCTAATGCAAAGAAAGTAAAAAGGCGGTCAATAATAGAGACTGCCTTTTTACTTTTCCACTTTCTGAAAATATGTATCTTTAATTTTATCAAGAAACTTACAGCTTAATAAAATCATCCAGGATATCTAACAGAATAAGGTTTCCGAGATATTCATCGCTGTCTTCCTCGTCTCCTTCCATCATATCCTTGTAAGCGCGGTAATAATCACAGATAAACTGAGGCACACTTTCTCGCGGATATTCCTGAATCACTTTCGAAATCAAGGTTTTATCCATACTAAAAGAATAATCTTCGAATTCAACAAATTCCATATTAGGATATTCCGCCAAACTCAGCAGTAAATCAAGTTTTTCCGGAAGTAGATCACCTATTCCGCATAGAACTTCCAGCGTTGATTTGATCATATGCTCATCTTCTTTTTCCACCGCCCGAAGATACTTGGAAAGTTCTGCTTCGCGCAGGCACATCCCT includes these proteins:
- a CDS encoding caspase family protein produces the protein MSRIAICIGVNNVQNFTPLKGASKGAVEFSKWATAQGYDIKLFTDENKNIVRVRDIYDCINQCLEEMKYNQIIVYFSGHGISRGPNQEFWFLSEGGNNGNEIVDLTRSADNAVRCPIPYVLFISDACRSLPTDEIHTTGGQTIFPNQKIDSGNTIDIFYATRPGAPAFEIAGDSLKEAHGIFTESLIAYLSGEFLETIVNNTIEDGAKIQRYLDKYYDVKQLTADFNYKSLLQQNQKWIISGPEVDIKLKEFVESRSFGITKGQSPEIRVNNHKQEHPLSIFTDEQGKNLILNRVKPPKPIIHPIDPLPYKINKMEQLREFSVSLWKERSDVDHIRNKVAHLAEEKIFASEQLFDDPIYNKYTGIEVIGEEIIDLITPYNSLNAPWKHRNKNSISFHPDDPYRPTSWSLLRLKGDRSVPIAIIEGFIAQLVFKDGYLFTVNYSPAKTNHYTYDDYQSKKDEVTKKRSLIAISANNGFNYKEAFQKVDFSNFYGSYNDAGSFLRMGKSLDPALGMYAAYAFRESGDFYKIRSVYKYMAMDNPYVPFDVAMLAGKLNADRPTAAFCPLMSIGWSYKHLYEDFINPKIIDATKYLEPGLWTTFTSKGTELLITEILNNQHI